A region of Thermobifida halotolerans DNA encodes the following proteins:
- a CDS encoding cellulase family glycosylhydrolase, whose protein sequence is MRKRLTVAAATILALLASVFVFAQPANAATGFYVDNGRLYEAGGQEFVIRGVSHPHAWYAQETDSFAGIKSHGANTVRVVLSNGVRWTKNDAADVANVISLCKQNRLICMLEVHDTTGYGEQSGASTLDQAVDYWIEIQSALEGQEDYVLINIGNEPYGNDSATVADWASDTSAAIQRMRDAGFDHTLVVDAPNWGQDWSHTMRDNAGSVYTSDPTGNTVFSIHMYGVYEQGSTVTSYLEHFVNAGLPIMIGEFGHDHSDGNPDEDTIMAEAERLGLGYIGWSWSGNGGGVEYLDMVNNFDADSLTSWGQRIFYGANGISSTAEEATVYGGEPPTDPTDPPTDPTDPPTDPPAEGDCSADYTTVGSWGGGFQGEVTVTAGDSAISNWTVSWTFPGGQSVSHGWNASFGGGSPVTASNAPYNGQLGAGQSTTFGFIGSGSAPGSLTLTCTTD, encoded by the coding sequence ATGAGAAAACGTCTCACGGTCGCCGCGGCGACGATTCTCGCGCTGCTCGCGTCCGTCTTCGTGTTCGCGCAACCGGCGAACGCGGCCACCGGCTTCTACGTCGACAACGGTCGGCTCTACGAGGCGGGCGGCCAGGAGTTCGTCATCCGCGGCGTCAGCCACCCCCACGCCTGGTACGCGCAGGAGACCGACTCCTTCGCGGGCATCAAGTCCCACGGCGCCAACACCGTGCGCGTGGTGCTGAGCAACGGCGTCCGGTGGACCAAGAACGACGCCGCCGACGTCGCCAACGTCATCTCCCTGTGCAAGCAGAACCGGCTCATCTGCATGCTGGAGGTGCACGACACCACCGGCTACGGCGAGCAGAGCGGCGCCTCCACCCTCGACCAGGCCGTCGACTACTGGATCGAGATCCAAAGCGCCCTGGAGGGCCAGGAGGACTACGTCCTCATCAACATCGGCAACGAGCCCTACGGCAACGACTCCGCCACCGTCGCCGACTGGGCCTCCGACACCTCCGCCGCCATCCAGCGGATGCGCGACGCCGGGTTCGACCACACCCTCGTGGTGGACGCCCCCAACTGGGGCCAGGACTGGTCGCACACCATGCGCGACAACGCCGGCAGCGTCTACACCAGCGACCCGACCGGCAACACGGTCTTCTCCATCCACATGTACGGCGTCTACGAGCAGGGCTCCACGGTCACCAGCTACCTGGAGCACTTCGTCAACGCCGGTCTGCCGATCATGATCGGCGAGTTCGGCCACGACCACTCCGACGGCAACCCCGACGAGGACACCATCATGGCCGAGGCCGAGCGGCTGGGCCTGGGCTACATCGGCTGGTCGTGGAGCGGCAACGGCGGCGGCGTCGAGTACCTGGACATGGTGAACAACTTCGACGCCGACAGCCTGACCTCGTGGGGCCAGCGGATCTTCTACGGTGCCAACGGCATCTCCAGCACCGCCGAGGAGGCCACCGTCTACGGCGGCGAGCCGCCGACCGACCCCACCGACCCGCCCACCGACCCCACGGACCCGCCGACCGACCCGCCCGCCGAGGGCGACTGCTCGGCCGACTACACCACGGTCGGAAGCTGGGGCGGCGGCTTCCAGGGCGAGGTCACGGTCACCGCGGGCGACTCGGCCATCTCCAACTGGACGGTGAGCTGGACCTTCCCCGGTGGCCAGAGCGTCAGCCACGGCTGGAACGCCAGCTTCGGCGGCGGCTCCCCGGTCACGGCGAGCAACGCTCCCTACAACGGACAGCTCGGCGCCGGACAGTCCACCACGTTCGGCTTCATCGGCTCGGGCAGTGCCCCCGGATCGCTGACGCTGACCTGCACCACCGACTGA
- a CDS encoding GNAT family N-acetyltransferase, producing the protein MTPPLSTERLLIRDWSLDDTEAAYAIYGSPEVAHWLSTGAVDDVSAMRSVLEAWVEAQPNLVPPAGRWAVVRREDGEVIGGLSLRLLPPFEEDFELNWQLRPDTWGSGYATEASQALIRWAFSQGLEELFAVARPDNERAIATARRIGMEWVGETDKYYGRRLQVFRCRPSDL; encoded by the coding sequence ATGACACCACCCCTGAGCACCGAGCGTCTCCTCATCCGGGACTGGAGCCTCGACGACACCGAGGCCGCCTACGCGATCTACGGCTCCCCCGAGGTGGCGCACTGGCTCAGCACGGGAGCGGTCGACGACGTCTCCGCGATGCGTTCGGTGCTGGAGGCGTGGGTGGAGGCGCAGCCCAACCTGGTCCCCCCGGCGGGGCGGTGGGCGGTGGTGCGCAGGGAGGACGGCGAGGTCATCGGCGGCCTGTCGCTGCGGCTGCTCCCGCCGTTCGAGGAGGACTTCGAACTCAACTGGCAACTGCGCCCCGACACCTGGGGCAGCGGCTATGCCACGGAGGCGAGTCAGGCGCTGATCCGCTGGGCGTTCAGCCAGGGCCTGGAGGAGCTGTTTGCGGTGGCGCGGCCGGACAACGAGCGCGCCATCGCCACGGCGCGCCGGATCGGCATGGAGTGGGTCGGTGAGACCGACAAGTACTACGGCCGCCGCCTGCAGGTCTTCCGCTGCCGCCCCTCCGACCTGTGA
- a CDS encoding glycosyltransferase family 2 protein, translated as MSAEPRVGVVVITHQRRPEVLHTLRRLRDLPESPPVVVVDNASTDGTAEAVAAQHPEVALIRAPVNLGAVARNIGVEALDTPYVAFCDDDTWWEPGSLERAADLLDEFPRIGCLTARIVVEPDGREDPITPELRHSPVPGPPELPGPALLSVLAGASVFRVSAFTEAGGFSPRLWLGGEEELLSLDLAAAGWWLCWIEDMVVHHAASRRRDSRVRRRLGIRNTLWTAWLRRPLGGALLRTGAVLRAVPKDAASARALAAAVAGLPWVLRERRPVPREIERGLRLLAEPQRHSRARRYVG; from the coding sequence GTGAGCGCCGAGCCGCGGGTCGGCGTCGTCGTCATCACCCACCAGCGCCGCCCGGAGGTGCTGCACACCCTGCGCAGACTCCGCGACCTGCCCGAGTCGCCCCCCGTCGTGGTGGTGGACAACGCCTCCACCGACGGCACCGCCGAGGCGGTGGCGGCGCAGCACCCCGAGGTCGCGCTGATCCGCGCCCCCGTCAACCTGGGGGCGGTGGCCCGCAACATCGGCGTGGAGGCGCTCGACACCCCGTACGTGGCGTTCTGCGACGACGACACCTGGTGGGAGCCGGGGTCGCTGGAGCGCGCCGCCGACCTGCTCGACGAGTTCCCCCGGATCGGCTGTCTGACCGCGCGCATCGTCGTCGAGCCGGACGGCCGGGAGGACCCCATCACCCCGGAGCTGCGCCACTCTCCGGTGCCGGGGCCGCCGGAGCTTCCGGGCCCGGCCCTGCTGAGTGTGCTGGCGGGCGCGTCGGTGTTCCGGGTGAGCGCGTTCACCGAGGCGGGCGGGTTCTCCCCGAGGCTGTGGCTGGGCGGGGAGGAGGAGCTGCTCTCCCTGGATCTGGCCGCCGCCGGATGGTGGCTGTGCTGGATCGAGGACATGGTCGTGCACCACGCCGCCTCCCGCAGGCGCGACAGCCGCGTGCGCCGCCGCCTGGGCATCCGCAACACGCTGTGGACGGCGTGGCTGCGCCGCCCCCTGGGCGGGGCGCTGCTGCGCACCGGCGCGGTGCTGCGCGCCGTGCCCAAGGACGCGGCCAGCGCCCGGGCACTGGCCGCGGCCGTCGCGGGGCTGCCGTGGGTGCTGCGGGAACGGCGCCCGGTGCCCCGCGAGATCGAGCGGGGACTGCGCCTGCTGGCCGAACCGCAGCGCCACTCCCGAGCTCGCCGCTACGTGGGCTGA
- a CDS encoding DUF6879 family protein: protein MISEEELAEYFASFTSSAFRLETLDTYRVAEEAEYFDRFLSGGDFPEEWRHNPWVRSITSTGRRLRRVRVLTPPLSDYLRFQLSWGYPGNVRDGEEISILNLSDHPVPDLPDHDFWLFDEKTVLRMHYTGTGEFLGAERIDEDLTAEYLGYRDKALAAAVPYTDYWDRVHHDVE from the coding sequence GTGATCTCTGAGGAAGAGCTCGCAGAATACTTCGCTTCGTTCACGTCATCGGCTTTCCGACTGGAGACACTCGACACGTACCGTGTCGCAGAGGAAGCCGAATACTTCGACCGTTTCCTTTCCGGCGGGGATTTCCCCGAGGAGTGGCGGCACAACCCCTGGGTCCGCAGCATCACCAGCACCGGGAGAAGGCTGCGACGAGTCCGCGTTCTCACTCCTCCACTGAGTGATTACCTGAGGTTCCAACTCTCTTGGGGCTACCCCGGAAACGTCAGGGACGGCGAGGAGATCAGTATCCTCAACCTCTCCGACCACCCCGTCCCAGACCTTCCAGATCATGATTTCTGGCTCTTCGACGAGAAGACGGTCCTCAGGATGCACTACACCGGGACCGGTGAGTTCCTGGGCGCCGAGCGCATCGACGAAGACTTGACCGCCGAGTATTTGGGATACCGCGACAAAGCGCTCGCCGCCGCCGTTCCCTACACCGATTACTGGGACCGCGTCCACCACGATGTCGAGTGA
- a CDS encoding glycosyltransferase family 2 protein, with protein MKQNRETAGRVTVVIATRNRREELHRTLRRLARLRPRPPVVVVDNASTDDTAESVRALFPETQVVSLARNIGSAARNIGVSLARTPYAAFCDDDSWWEPGALERAADAFDAHPRLGLVAASVSVGEDARPDPINAQLADGLGTVPGLPGPRVLGFMACASVVRVAAFEEVGGFNPLLFFAGEETLLALDLAAAGWEPCHLPEVWAHHHPSTQRPPGPWRRRLEERNAVLTMWLRRPWARALGATAGLARRGLRDAPARQALGDVLRGMPRVLAARHRLPPSVENDMRVLETR; from the coding sequence GTGAAGCAGAACCGGGAGACGGCAGGACGGGTCACCGTCGTCATCGCCACCCGCAACCGCCGGGAGGAACTGCACCGGACGCTGCGCCGACTGGCGCGGCTGCGCCCCCGGCCGCCGGTGGTCGTCGTGGACAACGCCTCCACCGACGACACCGCCGAGTCGGTGCGCGCGCTCTTTCCCGAGACGCAGGTGGTGTCGCTGGCCCGCAACATCGGAAGCGCCGCGCGCAACATAGGGGTGTCGCTGGCCCGCACCCCGTACGCGGCGTTCTGCGACGACGACTCCTGGTGGGAGCCCGGAGCGCTGGAGCGCGCCGCCGACGCCTTCGACGCCCATCCCCGCCTGGGACTCGTCGCGGCCTCGGTCAGCGTCGGCGAGGACGCGCGGCCCGACCCCATCAACGCGCAGTTGGCCGACGGGCTGGGCACCGTGCCCGGCCTGCCGGGCCCGCGCGTCCTGGGGTTCATGGCGTGCGCGTCGGTCGTGCGCGTGGCGGCGTTCGAGGAGGTGGGCGGGTTCAACCCGCTGCTGTTCTTCGCGGGGGAGGAGACCCTGCTCGCCCTGGACCTGGCCGCCGCCGGGTGGGAGCCGTGCCATCTGCCCGAGGTGTGGGCGCATCATCATCCCTCCACCCAGCGGCCGCCCGGTCCGTGGCGGCGGCGCCTGGAGGAGCGCAACGCGGTGCTGACGATGTGGCTGCGCCGCCCCTGGGCGCGGGCGCTCGGCGCGACCGCGGGCCTGGCCCGGCGGGGGCTGCGGGACGCACCGGCCCGCCAGGCCCTCGGCGACGTGCTGCGCGGCATGCCGCGGGTGCTCGCGGCCCGGCACCGTCTGCCGCCGTCGGTGGAGAACGACATGCGCGTGCTGGAGACGCGGTGA
- a CDS encoding endonuclease domain-containing protein — MTGVAVTTRERTVLDCARRLPRLEAVAAVDQLLSLGADTDQVDGLVSSLTGHSHARRVRSVLDGADPQAASAMESWCRCLVRDAEPPHPHSQVPLLLPDGRRAFLDLGFPRYRLALEYDGREHHTRPADQSHDKRRRAQFRDLGWEVLVVTSANVVESPDQVLSALLLRLQRRGWAPHPARLRRIQRRINYMAMCRRRDREHWYESY; from the coding sequence GTGACCGGGGTCGCCGTCACCACCAGGGAGCGCACCGTCCTCGACTGCGCCCGCCGCCTGCCGCGCCTGGAAGCGGTCGCGGCCGTGGACCAGCTCCTCTCCCTCGGAGCCGACACCGACCAGGTGGACGGCCTGGTCTCCTCCCTCACCGGGCACAGCCACGCGCGCCGGGTCCGCTCGGTGCTCGACGGGGCCGACCCCCAAGCCGCCTCGGCGATGGAAAGCTGGTGCAGGTGCCTGGTCCGCGACGCGGAACCGCCCCACCCCCACTCCCAGGTTCCGCTCCTCCTGCCCGACGGCAGGCGGGCCTTCCTCGACCTGGGGTTTCCCCGTTACCGACTGGCACTGGAATACGACGGTCGAGAACACCACACCCGGCCCGCCGACCAAAGCCACGACAAGCGGCGGCGTGCCCAATTCCGCGACCTGGGGTGGGAAGTGCTGGTGGTCACCAGCGCCAACGTGGTGGAGAGCCCCGACCAGGTGCTGTCCGCCTTACTGCTCCGCCTCCAACGACGCGGCTGGGCTCCCCATCCAGCGCGGCTGCGCCGAATCCAACGCCGCATCAACTACATGGCGATGTGCCGCCGCCGCGACAGAGAACACTGGTACGAGTCGTACTGA
- a CDS encoding trypsin-like serine peptidase, translating into MNALPHQATVEYQWQEQRAAQRFAETEQARARTRELQQRTGIPVHDTFDQVRARAERLVALRRVPAQALTADTAPSAADRHRVRQRIIGATDQLQSVGFLYRGARAASPVARIVLVHNGREIPCGTGFLVSPELLLTNHHVISDAETAERTVAEFAAEVDVELRPRVPVRHRLDPETFFVADRELDFALVRVRPDADGRSPGAVFGWNPLLRTQGKAVTGEPVNVIGHPRGRLKEITVRGSRILQQTEDFLHYSADTEPGSSGSPVYNDQWEVVALHHSAVPRRDARGRRLRADGTPLRPGDPDSAAGWIGNEGTRVSSILDFLAEAELPAAQRDLLAALGPGAGVAGAPAPTEAEPFWGRERRPRSGGPGLRGNAQPDAVRLVFVHGRGLEGQDPARLRAAWTAGLNTGLLAAELPTVSPTSVWFPYYGDLLAELTAQPPPTGATEPAEALAPSREGPRALYESLLAQAALRSGMPTELLADDTEADREGATGMGFLSALTSRLQRELSWVAARSGLDEVLIALFLRDVAAYLGEESVREAVLERVAADFPRDGKVVVVGHSLGTVVAVDLLSRARPDVAVPLLVTTGSPLGLDAVHERVLLQPPRRPDRVEAWLNAWSPADAATIGCPLNPVWGPGLVEVVTANSPRRPHDVEEYLRHPEVARPVAEALRPDEPGLAA; encoded by the coding sequence ATGAACGCGCTTCCCCACCAGGCGACCGTCGAATACCAGTGGCAGGAGCAGCGGGCCGCCCAGCGGTTCGCCGAAACCGAGCAGGCCCGGGCCCGCACCCGGGAACTGCAGCAGCGGACCGGAATCCCCGTTCACGACACCTTCGACCAGGTTCGGGCGCGCGCGGAACGGCTCGTCGCGCTCCGCCGGGTTCCGGCCCAGGCGCTCACGGCGGACACCGCGCCGAGCGCCGCCGACCGGCACCGGGTCCGTCAGCGGATCATCGGCGCCACCGACCAACTCCAGTCCGTGGGCTTCCTGTACCGGGGGGCGCGCGCGGCCTCCCCCGTCGCCCGGATCGTCCTGGTCCACAACGGCCGGGAGATCCCGTGCGGAACGGGATTCCTGGTCTCCCCCGAACTGCTGCTGACCAACCACCACGTGATCAGCGACGCCGAGACCGCGGAGCGGACCGTCGCCGAGTTCGCCGCCGAGGTCGACGTCGAACTGCGCCCCCGCGTCCCGGTGCGCCACCGACTCGACCCGGAGACGTTCTTCGTCGCCGACCGGGAACTCGACTTCGCCCTCGTCCGGGTACGGCCCGACGCCGACGGCCGTTCCCCGGGCGCGGTCTTCGGCTGGAACCCGCTGCTGCGCACCCAGGGCAAGGCCGTCACCGGGGAACCGGTGAACGTCATCGGCCACCCGAGGGGGCGGCTCAAGGAGATCACGGTCCGCGGCAGCCGCATCCTCCAGCAGACCGAGGACTTCCTCCACTACTCCGCCGACACCGAGCCCGGAAGCTCCGGCTCACCCGTCTACAACGACCAGTGGGAGGTCGTGGCACTGCACCACTCGGCCGTGCCCCGACGCGACGCCCGGGGGCGTCGGCTGCGCGCGGACGGAACACCGCTGCGTCCCGGCGACCCCGACTCCGCGGCCGGATGGATCGGCAACGAGGGCACCCGTGTCAGTTCGATCCTGGACTTCCTGGCCGAGGCGGAGCTCCCCGCGGCGCAGCGAGACCTCCTCGCGGCGCTGGGCCCCGGCGCGGGAGTGGCCGGCGCCCCCGCCCCCACCGAGGCCGAACCGTTCTGGGGCCGCGAGCGCCGCCCCCGCTCCGGCGGCCCGGGCCTGCGCGGAAACGCACAACCCGACGCCGTCCGGCTGGTGTTCGTCCACGGACGCGGCCTGGAGGGACAGGACCCCGCACGGCTGCGCGCCGCGTGGACGGCCGGACTCAACACGGGACTGCTCGCGGCCGAACTGCCCACCGTGTCCCCGACGTCGGTGTGGTTCCCCTACTACGGCGACCTGCTCGCCGAACTGACCGCGCAGCCGCCGCCGACCGGGGCGACCGAACCCGCCGAGGCGCTGGCCCCCTCCCGGGAGGGACCGCGCGCGCTCTACGAGTCGCTGCTGGCGCAGGCGGCACTGCGCTCGGGCATGCCGACCGAGTTGCTGGCCGACGACACGGAAGCGGACCGGGAGGGCGCGACCGGCATGGGCTTCCTCTCCGCGCTGACCAGCCGACTCCAGCGGGAGTTGAGCTGGGTGGCGGCCCGCAGCGGCCTGGACGAGGTGCTGATCGCCCTGTTCCTGCGGGACGTGGCCGCCTACCTGGGCGAGGAGTCGGTGCGCGAGGCGGTCCTGGAGCGGGTGGCCGCCGACTTCCCCCGGGACGGAAAGGTCGTCGTGGTCGGGCACAGCCTCGGCACGGTCGTGGCCGTGGACCTGCTGAGCCGGGCCCGCCCCGACGTGGCCGTGCCGCTGCTGGTCACCACGGGAAGTCCGCTCGGTCTCGACGCGGTCCACGAGCGGGTCCTGCTGCAGCCGCCGAGGCGCCCCGACCGCGTGGAGGCTTGGCTGAACGCCTGGAGCCCGGCCGACGCCGCGACCATCGGCTGTCCGCTGAACCCCGTGTGGGGCCCGGGGCTCGTCGAGGTGGTGACCGCCAACTCGCCCAGGCGTCCCCACGACGTCGAGGAGTACCTGCGCCACCCCGAGGTCGCCCGCCCCGTCGCCGAGGCCCTGCGCCCGGACGAGCCGGGCCTGGCGGCGTAG
- a CDS encoding DUF397 domain-containing protein, whose translation MSDQQAWRKSSYSGGRENCVEVADLPGATAVRDSKHPEAAVLAFPVSEWAAFVRAAFVRAARGGRVWRVSGSWG comes from the coding sequence GTGTCTGATCAGCAGGCGTGGCGCAAGAGCAGCTACAGCGGAGGCCGAGAGAACTGCGTCGAGGTCGCCGACCTCCCCGGCGCTACTGCTGTCCGTGACTCCAAGCATCCCGAGGCCGCCGTGTTGGCCTTCCCCGTCTCTGAGTGGGCCGCCTTCGTGCGGGCCGCCTTCGTGCGGGCGGCCCGGGGCGGGCGTGTCTGGCGGGTGTCTGGTTCGTGGGGCTAG
- a CDS encoding DUF5753 domain-containing protein, protein MPDFESEASVIRSYEAQVIPGLLQTPDYADAVFRAYKFREDEEINRLVKARMERQNIFSRVDPPHFMTVIDEGALHRLVGSIEVMRTQLRHLTHMASRHNIDIYVLPFKAGAHAATTGSFTIMDFPDPMDTSVVYVETPTSTLYLEDDDEVREYNAMISRTQSAALNPTLSMNLVEEVIKSLEE, encoded by the coding sequence CTGCCCGACTTCGAGAGCGAAGCATCAGTCATCCGCTCCTACGAAGCCCAGGTCATCCCGGGACTGCTCCAGACACCGGACTACGCCGACGCGGTGTTCCGGGCCTACAAGTTCCGCGAGGACGAAGAGATCAACCGCCTGGTCAAGGCACGCATGGAACGGCAGAACATCTTCAGCAGGGTCGATCCACCCCACTTCATGACAGTGATCGATGAGGGGGCGCTCCACCGCCTCGTCGGCTCAATCGAGGTGATGCGCACCCAACTGCGCCACCTGACCCACATGGCCTCCCGGCACAACATCGACATCTACGTCCTGCCGTTCAAAGCGGGAGCGCACGCCGCGACCACGGGAAGCTTCACGATCATGGACTTCCCCGACCCTATGGACACCAGCGTCGTCTACGTAGAAACCCCTACCTCTACCCTGTACCTCGAAGACGACGACGAAGTCCGGGAGTACAACGCCATGATCAGCCGAACCCAGTCGGCGGCGTTGAACCCCACCCTGTCCATGAACCTCGTCGAAGAGGTCATCAAGTCCCTAGAAGAGTGA
- a CDS encoding exonuclease domain-containing protein, which yields MRDTWTAVDFETANRDRGSVCAVGLVRVEDGRIVDRYTTLVRPPEPVDHFAPFNIDFHGITPEQVADAPEWPRVHRTILEFADGGPFVAHNAVFDMGVIQAACAHTGLAEQPLDYVCSLHTARRTWPALRDHRLPTVCRQIGHELRRHHAADADAEAAAHIMLAAFRAHGVATLPELCLRLRRPPRRATAPTEPQPPRTAPLWSADSRFDRWRREADEPLPEPDPGADPDGPLFGRVVCVSGDLVGMSKTEVWRRVAAVGGVPAKNVTRRTDVLVTGANGGAKTAKHRRAESYNASGSRIDIIDEAELLARLAAGGQRLRGRP from the coding sequence ATGCGCGACACCTGGACCGCCGTCGACTTCGAGACCGCCAACCGCGACCGGGGCAGCGTCTGCGCGGTCGGACTGGTGCGGGTCGAGGACGGCCGGATCGTCGACCGCTACACCACTCTGGTCCGGCCCCCCGAACCGGTCGACCACTTCGCCCCCTTCAACATCGACTTCCACGGGATCACCCCCGAGCAGGTCGCCGACGCCCCGGAGTGGCCGAGGGTGCACCGCACCATCCTGGAGTTCGCCGACGGAGGCCCCTTCGTCGCCCACAACGCCGTCTTCGACATGGGCGTCATCCAGGCCGCCTGCGCCCACACCGGCCTGGCCGAGCAGCCTCTCGACTACGTGTGCTCCCTGCACACCGCGCGGCGGACCTGGCCCGCGCTGCGCGACCACCGACTGCCCACGGTGTGCCGCCAGATCGGGCACGAACTGAGGCGGCACCACGCCGCCGACGCCGACGCCGAGGCCGCCGCGCACATCATGCTCGCCGCGTTCCGGGCGCACGGGGTGGCCACGCTGCCCGAGCTGTGCCTGCGGCTGCGCCGCCCGCCGCGACGCGCCACGGCGCCGACCGAGCCGCAGCCGCCCCGAACCGCTCCGCTGTGGTCCGCCGACTCCAGGTTCGACCGGTGGCGGCGGGAGGCCGACGAGCCGCTGCCCGAACCGGACCCCGGCGCCGACCCCGACGGCCCGCTGTTCGGCCGGGTCGTCTGCGTCAGCGGAGACCTGGTCGGCATGTCCAAGACCGAGGTGTGGCGGCGCGTCGCCGCGGTGGGCGGAGTCCCGGCCAAGAACGTCACCCGCAGGACCGACGTCCTCGTCACGGGAGCCAACGGGGGAGCCAAGACCGCCAAACACCGCCGGGCCGAGTCCTACAACGCCAGCGGATCGCGCATCGACATCATCGACGAGGCCGAACTGCTGGCCCGGCTGGCCGCCGGGGGCCAGCGGCTGCGCGGACGGCCCTGA
- a CDS encoding cellulase family glycosylhydrolase gives MTRSPTARLRAASPTAVALTAVLALVLAVLSPGVARAAGVTATFTKDSSWGSGYTASVTVHNDTSSTVSDWQVVLTLPAGTTVGHAWNTEHTGSGGSHTFTGVSWNSSIAPGGSVSFGFTASGTGDPTGCTVNGAPCTGGDPDPDPSPDPDPEPEPGTPVERYGRVQVCGTKLCDENGNPVQLRGMSTHGIQWFDHCLTDSSLDALAHDWQADIVRLSMYVQEEGYETDPRGFTDRMHQLIDMATARGMYVIVDWHILTPGDPHYNADRARTFFTEIARRHADKTNVLYEIANEPNGVSWSSIRSYAEEIIPVIRSHDPDSVVIVGTPGWSSLGVSEGSGPAEIAADPVDADNVMYTFHFYAASHRDNYLNALRDAAQMFPVFVTEFGTESYTGDGTNDYAMAERYLDLMEQEQIGWTKWNYSDDHRSGAVFQPGTCSAGGPWNGSSLKSSGVWARDQLRGD, from the coding sequence ATGACCAGATCCCCCACCGCCCGGCTCCGGGCGGCCTCCCCGACGGCGGTCGCGCTGACCGCCGTACTCGCCCTCGTCCTCGCGGTGCTCTCACCCGGCGTCGCGCGTGCCGCCGGGGTCACGGCCACCTTCACCAAGGACTCCTCCTGGGGCAGCGGCTACACCGCGTCCGTCACGGTCCACAACGACACGTCGAGCACCGTCTCGGACTGGCAGGTCGTTCTCACCCTGCCCGCCGGGACGACGGTCGGCCACGCGTGGAACACCGAGCACACCGGCAGCGGCGGCTCCCACACCTTCACCGGCGTCTCCTGGAACAGCAGCATCGCCCCGGGCGGCTCCGTCTCCTTCGGGTTCACCGCCAGCGGTACCGGCGATCCCACGGGCTGCACGGTCAACGGCGCGCCCTGCACGGGAGGCGACCCCGACCCCGACCCGAGCCCCGATCCCGACCCGGAGCCCGAACCCGGCACCCCGGTCGAGAGGTACGGCAGGGTCCAGGTCTGCGGCACCAAGCTGTGCGACGAGAACGGCAACCCGGTGCAGCTGCGCGGCATGAGCACCCACGGCATCCAGTGGTTCGACCACTGCCTGACCGACAGCTCGCTGGACGCCCTGGCCCACGACTGGCAGGCCGACATCGTCCGGCTGTCGATGTACGTCCAGGAGGAGGGCTACGAGACCGATCCGCGCGGCTTCACCGACCGGATGCACCAGTTGATCGACATGGCCACGGCGCGCGGCATGTACGTGATCGTGGACTGGCACATCCTCACCCCGGGCGACCCCCACTACAACGCTGACCGCGCCAGGACCTTCTTCACCGAGATCGCCCGGCGCCACGCCGACAAGACCAACGTGCTCTACGAGATCGCCAACGAGCCCAACGGGGTGAGCTGGAGCTCGATCAGGAGCTACGCCGAGGAGATCATTCCGGTGATCCGGAGCCACGACCCCGACTCGGTGGTCATCGTCGGCACCCCCGGCTGGTCCTCGCTCGGCGTCTCCGAGGGCTCCGGTCCCGCCGAGATCGCCGCCGACCCGGTCGACGCCGACAACGTCATGTACACCTTCCACTTCTACGCGGCCTCGCACCGCGACAACTACCTGAACGCGCTGCGCGACGCCGCCCAGATGTTCCCGGTCTTCGTCACCGAGTTCGGCACCGAGTCCTACACCGGCGACGGGACCAACGACTACGCGATGGCCGAGCGCTACCTGGACCTGATGGAGCAGGAGCAGATCGGCTGGACGAAGTGGAACTACTCCGACGACCACCGCTCCGGAGCGGTCTTCCAGCCGGGCACCTGCTCGGCCGGGGGCCCGTGGAACGGCTCGTCGCTGAAGTCGTCCGGCGTGTGGGCCCGCGACCAGCTCCGCGGGGACTGA